One Methanoculleus sp. 7T genomic window carries:
- the smc gene encoding chromosome segregation protein SMC: protein MYITHLEIDNFKSFGRKTKIPFFEGFTVISGPNGSGKSNIIDSILFVLALSGARGLRAEKLTDLINVNTGKNTAEVTVTFSDGTTIRRRIKRTPTGYYSYNYLNNRLCKQGDVIEFLAKVGIKPEGYNVVMQGDITRIMEMSDGERRKIIDEIAGVAEFDHKREQALSELEVVRERIEREEILLNELVARLDALQHEREQAMEYRRWQGELEHLGRCRGAALVRQKEQEIGTLHDLMLDQQAALGRTAGEAEALKARIEEARGRQHAVDEEISRKSGPEYLELVGRLEEARGGIKLAEKTIERLKADRDENLEAVQRIYMDSKRAEARAEECAGQIRNLSIDRANLAMELSTQREQMKAVEERIASESKEVEGVKDQLFARMQDLESQKELRANILREQDIFIEKSRMRTSERERLEVRLRQIEEELTNKQAQVTDYSSCMADCEAQKREIERNLSEAESTLFARRSALDRLKKEIRENEQELMRYEAQQQAQGDAGGRAMDVVLGMDGVHGTVAQLGRAPPEYATALDTAALGRLRWVVVDTDAVAADAIRYLKENRLGRVTFLPLNKLRPPVLSPLEADPGIVGYAVDLLEFDPAFERAFRVVFGATVVVDTLERARRMMGRYKMVTLDGDFVEKSGAMTGGAQTKKVRGFGVAVDDEIMRVRATLAGLEAEAVEIEASIGRLAAVAEAKRAERSAVEEQLARYRMLTEEFQKRTEVLTGEKQTLEATLREMLDSAKTGGEELARLEADLERTAGEITRLSAEVDDLKKKLDDTEVPALTEQYERYRKSVEEIERRLRNKDADITDAKRERQHFANRTEELAAERDRLTAKNQEIDAEITAAEEQIENQRRLIVQLEARQKEFSDELAGLHEARDRVLDEIRSLDRQALELSGAMERTRMQIDALVEREQSLLAELAALRDQAGDVETDLDLPAIDAGIAEAERALKKIGAVNMLAIEECDRVSTRVEERTAKKEVLSRERTMLLERIEKYEKMKYDAFMTAFRAIDANFQKIFARLTEGSGRLVLDNEEDPFAGGMTFAVQPRDKKVHLLSALSGGEKSLTTLAFIFSIQQYMPAPFYALDEVDMFLDGSNVGRIAAMISELSGNAQSIIVSLRKPMIERADRIVGVTIRPDKSTYVTGVQNNG from the coding sequence TTGTACATCACGCACCTTGAGATCGACAACTTCAAGTCTTTCGGTAGAAAGACGAAAATTCCTTTTTTTGAAGGATTCACTGTCATCTCAGGCCCGAACGGTTCCGGAAAGAGCAACATCATCGATAGCATCCTCTTCGTCCTGGCCCTCTCCGGGGCGCGGGGGCTGCGAGCCGAGAAGTTGACCGACTTGATCAACGTCAACACCGGGAAGAATACCGCCGAGGTGACGGTCACGTTCTCGGACGGGACGACGATCCGCCGCCGGATCAAGCGGACGCCGACCGGGTATTACAGTTACAATTACTTAAACAACCGCCTCTGCAAGCAGGGCGACGTCATCGAGTTCCTTGCGAAGGTCGGGATCAAACCTGAAGGCTACAACGTCGTGATGCAGGGCGACATCACCCGCATCATGGAGATGAGCGACGGGGAGCGCCGGAAGATCATCGATGAGATTGCGGGTGTCGCCGAGTTCGATCATAAGCGCGAGCAGGCGCTCTCGGAGCTTGAGGTGGTGCGGGAGCGGATCGAGCGCGAGGAGATCCTCTTGAACGAACTCGTTGCGCGGCTGGATGCGCTCCAGCATGAGCGCGAGCAGGCGATGGAGTACCGGCGGTGGCAGGGGGAGTTGGAACACCTCGGGCGGTGCCGGGGGGCGGCGCTCGTCCGGCAGAAGGAGCAGGAGATCGGCACCCTACACGACCTGATGCTGGACCAGCAGGCGGCGCTCGGGCGCACCGCCGGCGAGGCTGAAGCTCTCAAGGCACGCATCGAGGAGGCGCGCGGGCGTCAGCATGCGGTCGACGAAGAGATCAGCCGGAAGAGCGGCCCCGAGTACCTCGAGCTCGTCGGACGCCTCGAAGAGGCGCGAGGCGGGATCAAACTCGCCGAAAAGACCATCGAACGCTTGAAAGCCGACCGGGACGAGAACCTCGAGGCGGTCCAGCGGATCTACATGGACAGCAAGCGCGCCGAGGCCCGGGCCGAGGAGTGCGCGGGGCAGATCCGCAACCTCTCGATCGACCGTGCGAACCTCGCGATGGAACTCTCGACACAGCGCGAGCAGATGAAGGCGGTCGAGGAGCGGATAGCCAGCGAGAGCAAAGAGGTCGAAGGGGTCAAGGACCAACTCTTTGCGAGGATGCAGGACCTTGAGAGCCAGAAGGAACTCCGGGCGAACATCCTTCGGGAGCAGGATATCTTCATTGAGAAGAGCCGGATGCGGACGTCGGAGCGTGAGCGCTTGGAGGTGCGCCTCCGCCAGATCGAGGAGGAACTCACGAACAAGCAGGCGCAGGTCACGGATTACTCGTCCTGCATGGCCGACTGCGAGGCGCAGAAGCGCGAGATCGAGCGCAACCTCTCCGAGGCCGAGAGCACGCTCTTTGCGCGGCGGTCGGCTCTTGACCGGCTGAAGAAGGAGATCCGGGAGAACGAGCAGGAACTGATGCGCTATGAGGCGCAGCAGCAGGCGCAGGGCGATGCCGGCGGGAGGGCGATGGATGTCGTCCTCGGTATGGACGGCGTCCACGGCACCGTTGCGCAGCTCGGGCGGGCGCCGCCGGAGTACGCAACCGCGCTCGACACGGCGGCCCTGGGCCGGCTCCGCTGGGTGGTCGTGGATACCGACGCGGTGGCGGCCGATGCGATCCGCTACTTAAAGGAGAACCGTCTTGGGCGGGTCACCTTCCTGCCGCTCAACAAACTCCGCCCCCCGGTCCTCTCGCCGCTGGAGGCTGACCCGGGTATCGTCGGCTATGCGGTCGACCTCCTCGAGTTCGACCCGGCGTTCGAGCGTGCTTTCCGGGTCGTCTTCGGCGCGACGGTGGTGGTGGATACCCTTGAGCGGGCGCGGCGGATGATGGGCCGGTATAAGATGGTCACCCTAGACGGAGACTTCGTCGAGAAGAGCGGCGCCATGACCGGCGGTGCGCAGACGAAGAAGGTCCGTGGGTTCGGGGTGGCGGTCGACGATGAGATCATGCGCGTCCGCGCGACGCTCGCCGGCCTCGAGGCTGAGGCGGTGGAGATCGAGGCTTCCATCGGCCGTCTTGCCGCGGTTGCGGAGGCGAAGCGCGCCGAGCGGAGCGCGGTCGAGGAACAGCTTGCGCGTTACCGCATGCTCACGGAGGAGTTCCAGAAGCGCACCGAGGTGCTCACCGGGGAGAAGCAGACCCTGGAAGCGACCCTGCGGGAGATGCTCGATAGCGCGAAGACCGGCGGCGAAGAACTTGCGCGGCTCGAGGCCGACCTCGAACGGACCGCCGGCGAGATCACGCGGCTCTCGGCCGAGGTCGACGACCTCAAGAAGAAACTCGACGACACCGAGGTTCCCGCTCTCACCGAGCAGTATGAGCGGTATCGGAAGTCGGTCGAGGAGATCGAGCGCAGGCTCCGGAACAAGGATGCCGATATCACCGACGCCAAACGCGAGCGGCAGCACTTCGCCAACCGCACGGAGGAACTCGCCGCGGAGCGGGACCGTCTGACTGCGAAGAACCAGGAGATCGATGCCGAGATTACCGCGGCCGAAGAGCAGATCGAGAACCAGCGCCGCCTGATTGTCCAGCTCGAAGCGCGCCAGAAGGAGTTCTCCGACGAACTCGCCGGCCTGCATGAGGCGCGTGACCGGGTCCTCGACGAGATCAGGTCGTTGGACCGGCAGGCCCTCGAACTCTCGGGTGCGATGGAGCGCACCCGGATGCAGATCGATGCTCTTGTAGAGCGGGAGCAGTCGCTACTTGCGGAGCTTGCGGCGCTCCGGGATCAGGCCGGCGATGTGGAGACCGACCTTGACCTCCCGGCCATCGATGCCGGGATCGCGGAGGCCGAGCGGGCGCTCAAGAAGATCGGTGCGGTGAACATGCTCGCGATCGAGGAGTGCGACCGGGTTAGCACGCGTGTCGAGGAGCGGACTGCAAAGAAGGAGGTGCTCTCGCGGGAGCGGACGATGCTCCTTGAGCGGATCGAGAAGTATGAGAAGATGAAGTACGACGCCTTCATGACCGCGTTCCGGGCGATCGATGCGAACTTCCAGAAGATCTTCGCGCGGCTGACCGAGGGGAGCGGGAGGCTGGTCCTCGATAATGAGGAGGACCCGTTCGCCGGCGGTATGACGTTTGCGGTCCAACCGCGGGACAAGAAGGTCCATCTCCTCTCCGCGCTCTCGGGGGGCGAGAAGTCGCTGACTACGCTTGCGTTCATCTTCTCCATTCAGCAGTATATGCCGGCACCGTTCTATGCGCTCGATGAGGTGGATATGTTCCTCGACGGGAGCAACGTCGGCCGGATTGCCGCCATGATCAGCGAACTCTCGGGGAACGCACAGTCGATCATCGTCTCGCTCCGGAAGCCGATGATCGAGCGCGCCGACCGCATCGTGGGCGTGACGATCCGCCCGGATAAGAGCACGTACGTGACCGGTGTGCAGAACAATGGATGA
- a CDS encoding segregation/condensation protein A, which translates to MDEEPVEILVGMAERGEVDPWNIDIVDVTDRFLAELDRRKELDLRVSGRTLFYAACLLRLKSEYLEGWEGDGDEESSPDEDDDLFADIDADFESGGGGEPIDRLEREIQRRLGRKNLRERPPVTLYELIKQLKTAEKEQRRKQRKRAPTPREPDLDLDAGDVVAVAHDEGYQKAVTVVMETFRKAAQKGDVLTLDGLSGAMGRTRREVYIPLLFLMLEGKLALWQDEFFGEVYVGEHIPDGGPMSPDAPDPDGP; encoded by the coding sequence ATGGATGAAGAACCTGTCGAGATCCTCGTGGGTATGGCCGAGCGGGGCGAGGTCGACCCCTGGAACATCGATATCGTGGATGTGACGGATCGGTTCCTCGCTGAGCTCGACCGCAGGAAGGAACTGGACCTGCGGGTCTCGGGGAGGACGCTCTTCTATGCCGCGTGCCTGCTGCGCCTGAAGTCCGAGTACCTCGAGGGGTGGGAGGGCGACGGGGATGAAGAGTCGTCTCCTGATGAGGATGACGACCTCTTTGCAGACATCGACGCCGACTTTGAGTCCGGGGGAGGGGGTGAGCCGATCGACCGCCTGGAGCGGGAGATCCAGCGCAGGCTGGGGCGGAAGAACCTGCGCGAGCGCCCTCCGGTTACGCTCTACGAACTCATCAAGCAACTCAAGACTGCGGAGAAGGAGCAGCGCCGGAAGCAACGGAAGCGGGCGCCCACCCCCCGGGAGCCGGACCTCGACCTCGATGCCGGCGACGTGGTGGCGGTGGCGCACGACGAAGGCTACCAGAAGGCGGTCACGGTCGTGATGGAGACGTTCCGAAAGGCTGCACAGAAAGGGGATGTCCTGACGCTCGACGGCCTTTCCGGGGCGATGGGGCGGACCCGGCGCGAGGTCTATATTCCGCTGCTCTTCCTGATGCTGGAGGGAAAGCTTGCCCTCTGGCAGGACGAGTTCTTCGGCGAGGTATACGTCGGCGAGCATATTCCGGATGGCGGCCCCATGTCGCCGGATGCTCCCGACCCCGATGGGCCGTAG
- a CDS encoding type IV pilin N-terminal domain-containing protein, protein MSRFAGKRITDSAVSPVVGVMLMLVVTIIIAAVVSTFAGSAVNSQQKLPQATIQGKFSIGSGMEITHMGGDALATSDLVFTVRNSPVFGQNLEQITAQEIDKSLIQDGRGRPLDYGGGSTNVTSFVSGDTLYIKPGNLGCSVLQPRIWAGTQHVNAGPLEKEYFKELCFDNPQSAGRTFYLDISDKKGNLISRCEVTITP, encoded by the coding sequence ATGAGCAGATTCGCAGGTAAACGAATTACCGATAGCGCCGTCTCACCGGTGGTCGGCGTGATGCTGATGCTTGTCGTCACCATCATCATTGCGGCGGTTGTTTCGACGTTTGCAGGTAGTGCGGTGAACAGTCAGCAGAAGCTCCCGCAGGCAACCATCCAAGGGAAGTTCAGCATCGGCTCAGGCATGGAGATCACGCACATGGGCGGGGACGCGCTTGCCACGAGCGACCTGGTCTTTACCGTCAGGAACAGCCCGGTCTTCGGTCAGAACCTTGAGCAGATCACGGCACAGGAGATTGACAAGTCGTTGATACAGGATGGCCGGGGTCGGCCGTTGGATTATGGGGGCGGCAGTACGAATGTCACCTCGTTTGTATCCGGTGATACTCTCTACATCAAGCCGGGGAATCTCGGGTGCTCGGTACTCCAGCCCCGGATATGGGCGGGGACGCAACACGTAAATGCAGGACCTCTCGAGAAAGAATATTTCAAGGAACTCTGCTTCGATAACCCCCAGAGCGCCGGGAGAACCTTCTACCTTGACATCAGCGACAAGAAGGGGAACCTCATCTCCCGGTGCGAGGTAACGATCACCCCATAA
- the glyA gene encoding serine hydroxymethyltransferase, translated as MSNLANFDPEVAGLIEKERLRQINGLELIASENVVSIAVLEAMGSIMTNKYAEGYPGKRYYGGCEFHDVVENLARDRLCKLFGAEHANVQPHSGSQANQAVYFAYLNYKDRIMSQSLTQGGHLSHGSPVNITGRWYSIFHYGVDPETETLDYAAIEEMAQIVKPQIIVCGASAYPREIDFKAFQEVADTVGARCMADIAHIAGLCATGYHNSPVGVVDIVTTTTHKTLRGPRGGAIMCSKEDAPAIDKSIFPGMQGGPLMHTIAAKAVCFKEALTPSYKDYCGQVVKNARTMAKVLGEEGLDLVSGGTDNHLILLDLTGVSTNSEHLTGLAAEVALGEAGITVNKNTIPREQLSPFVTSGLRIGTPAVTSRGMKEEEMKQIGHWIARVIKDIARDKTSKKAITEVREEVIALASKYPLYPEVA; from the coding sequence ATGTCTAATCTGGCAAACTTCGATCCAGAAGTCGCAGGTCTCATCGAGAAGGAGCGTCTGCGTCAGATCAATGGGTTGGAATTGATTGCCTCCGAGAACGTCGTAAGCATTGCAGTTCTCGAGGCGATGGGTTCTATAATGACCAATAAGTACGCGGAGGGGTATCCCGGCAAGCGTTACTACGGGGGTTGCGAGTTCCATGACGTCGTGGAGAACCTGGCGCGCGACCGGCTGTGTAAACTCTTCGGAGCGGAACACGCAAACGTCCAGCCGCACTCGGGGAGTCAGGCAAACCAGGCGGTATATTTCGCCTACCTCAATTACAAAGACAGGATCATGAGCCAGAGCCTCACCCAGGGCGGCCACCTCTCCCACGGCTCGCCGGTCAACATCACCGGGCGCTGGTACTCCATCTTCCACTACGGCGTCGACCCCGAGACGGAGACGCTCGACTACGCAGCCATCGAGGAGATGGCGCAGATCGTCAAGCCCCAGATCATCGTCTGCGGCGCAAGCGCCTACCCGCGCGAGATCGATTTTAAGGCGTTCCAGGAGGTCGCAGACACCGTCGGTGCGCGGTGCATGGCCGACATCGCCCACATCGCCGGGCTCTGCGCGACCGGATACCACAACTCCCCGGTCGGCGTCGTCGATATCGTGACGACGACCACCCACAAGACCCTGCGCGGCCCCCGCGGCGGCGCCATCATGTGCAGCAAAGAGGACGCCCCCGCCATCGACAAGTCCATCTTCCCAGGGATGCAGGGCGGTCCCCTGATGCACACCATCGCCGCAAAGGCGGTCTGCTTCAAGGAGGCGCTGACCCCCTCATACAAGGACTACTGCGGACAGGTCGTCAAAAACGCACGCACGATGGCCAAAGTCCTCGGTGAGGAGGGGCTCGACCTCGTCTCCGGCGGCACCGACAACCACCTCATCCTGCTCGACCTGACCGGCGTCTCCACGAACAGCGAGCACCTCACCGGCCTTGCGGCCGAGGTCGCGCTCGGCGAGGCGGGCATCACCGTGAACAAGAACACCATCCCCCGCGAACAGCTCAGCCCCTTCGTGACGAGCGGCCTTAGAATCGGCACGCCGGCAGTCACCTCCCGCGGTATGAAAGAAGAGGAGATGAAACAGATCGGACACTGGATCGCCCGGGTCATCAAGGATATCGCGAGAGACAAGACCTCGAAGAAGGCCATCACCGAAGTGAGAGAAGAGGTTATTGCTCTGGCGAGCAAGTATCCCCTCTACCCTGAAGTAGCATGA
- a CDS encoding type IV pilin, producing MHFLKKFTKMNSEDAVSPVIGVMLMLVVTIIIAAVVSAFSGGLIGGTDQKAPMLAMDIKISNTGSWSGSGFTATVTSVSTPIHTKNLKIVTSWKTGGVTGGATSQPLGTSVQVPMKSDWGAGGETQILDSNAPYGYGPGVNGTAGAQSHTNPFSQPDQQFGNYTLVQGTGLVALPYGSYHAMIPASQDQVDSGGYGVSDDTSYKYTVGGEFTSGSLDAAQAVLGKGWENLRVGDIVNVKVVHIPTGKVILEKNIAVTEG from the coding sequence ATGCATTTCCTGAAGAAGTTTACAAAGATGAATAGTGAAGATGCCGTCTCGCCGGTTATCGGCGTGATGCTGATGCTCGTCGTCACGATCATCATCGCAGCGGTTGTTTCAGCATTTTCCGGCGGCCTGATTGGTGGAACCGATCAGAAGGCCCCAATGCTTGCTATGGACATAAAGATCTCAAACACTGGTAGTTGGAGCGGGAGCGGGTTTACCGCAACGGTAACGAGCGTAAGTACTCCGATACACACAAAGAACCTGAAGATCGTGACTTCATGGAAGACCGGCGGTGTCACTGGAGGCGCTACATCGCAACCTCTGGGCACCAGTGTACAGGTTCCGATGAAATCGGACTGGGGTGCGGGAGGAGAAACCCAGATCCTTGACAGCAATGCACCCTATGGGTATGGTCCCGGGGTGAATGGCACGGCCGGCGCCCAGAGTCATACCAACCCGTTTTCCCAGCCCGACCAGCAGTTCGGCAATTATACCCTTGTACAGGGGACCGGCTTGGTCGCATTACCCTACGGCAGTTACCATGCGATGATTCCTGCGTCGCAAGATCAAGTCGATAGTGGTGGGTACGGAGTCAGCGACGATACCTCTTACAAGTATACCGTTGGCGGTGAATTTACGAGCGGCTCACTGGACGCAGCCCAGGCGGTGCTCGGGAAAGGATGGGAGAACCTGAGGGTCGGGGACATCGTGAACGTAAAGGTCGTCCACATCCCGACGGGTAAGGTAATTTTAGAGAAGAATATCGCGGTAACGGAGGGGTGA
- a CDS encoding type IV pilin N-terminal domain-containing protein, whose protein sequence is MRTSFHDDAVSPVVGIMLMLVVTIIIAAIVSGFAGGLTGGQSKPLQAKITGTFSISDGMTITHAGGDSLATKDLVFTIRDGPTFGANLEHTTETLDMSRITVTTDRGTGPMKTIDGAFYMVSFNPGDSATIKAEDCTCDILQPGVAPADFVDKHADDGYTYTGTKNAAWALCIRNQDSIGKSFVLEVSDTAGHLISKSDVLIAA, encoded by the coding sequence ATGAGAACATCATTCCATGACGATGCCGTTTCGCCGGTCGTCGGTATCATGCTGATGCTGGTCGTGACCATCATCATCGCGGCAATCGTCTCCGGCTTTGCAGGAGGGCTTACCGGCGGTCAGTCCAAACCGCTACAGGCGAAGATCACGGGCACATTCAGCATATCGGACGGTATGACCATCACGCACGCGGGCGGCGATTCCCTCGCGACCAAGGATCTGGTCTTCACGATACGTGACGGCCCGACATTCGGGGCAAACCTCGAACATACAACTGAGACGCTGGACATGTCGCGAATAACTGTGACTACAGACAGAGGGACCGGTCCGATGAAGACAATCGACGGAGCATTCTATATGGTCTCGTTCAATCCTGGAGACTCGGCTACGATCAAGGCTGAGGATTGTACCTGTGACATCCTTCAGCCTGGTGTCGCCCCCGCTGACTTCGTGGACAAACACGCCGACGACGGTTACACCTATACCGGCACAAAAAATGCGGCATGGGCGCTCTGCATCAGGAATCAGGACAGCATAGGGAAGAGTTTCGTACTTGAGGTGAGCGACACGGCAGGTCATCTGATCTCAAAATCTGATGTGTTGATTGCCGCATAA
- a CDS encoding type IV pilin N-terminal domain-containing protein — translation MNKEMECRNDTAVSPVIGVMLMLVVTIIIAAVVSGFAGGLVGDGSKNAPSLTMDVKISNTGTWVGSGFSATVTGVSESIPTKDLKIVTSWKTKMKNNLGTANEELSLVSNGTIITGGNTSIGGAANVNVVEPPGSSTFRSIAPYGFGFSTAGQAAISKSSERPYIISERQFGNYTLTPGVSLSAKPYGSKQDGTGEGSTYGYGIGRPYAYPYVDDIPGNPKYTDPMQAVLGYGWEQLRSGDIVTVKVIHVPSGKTIMTKDVAVTEG, via the coding sequence GTGAATAAAGAGATGGAGTGCCGAAACGATACCGCCGTGTCACCGGTAATCGGTGTCATGCTGATGTTGGTCGTCACCATCATCATTGCGGCGGTTGTGAGCGGGTTTGCCGGAGGGCTTGTCGGAGACGGCAGCAAGAATGCCCCTTCGCTCACCATGGACGTGAAGATTTCAAACACGGGGACGTGGGTAGGAAGCGGATTCTCTGCAACGGTTACCGGGGTGAGCGAATCGATCCCGACAAAGGACCTCAAGATCGTCACGTCCTGGAAGACGAAGATGAAGAACAATCTTGGGACTGCAAATGAGGAACTGAGCCTGGTTTCGAACGGAACCATCATCACCGGCGGCAATACTTCAATCGGCGGTGCGGCGAACGTCAACGTGGTGGAGCCGCCAGGTTCGAGCACGTTCCGGAGTATTGCACCGTATGGGTTCGGATTTTCGACTGCCGGGCAGGCAGCCATCAGCAAGAGTTCGGAAAGGCCGTATATAATATCCGAACGGCAGTTTGGTAACTATACCCTGACGCCGGGAGTGAGTTTGAGTGCAAAACCCTACGGAAGCAAGCAGGACGGAACAGGCGAGGGATCTACCTACGGGTATGGCATCGGTCGCCCCTATGCTTACCCCTATGTCGATGATATCCCGGGCAACCCCAAGTATACCGATCCCATGCAGGCCGTGCTGGGATACGGCTGGGAGCAACTCCGCTCCGGCGACATTGTCACCGTGAAAGTGATCCATGTCCCCAGCGGAAAGACGATCATGACCAAGGATGTCGCGGTGACGGAGGGATAA
- the folD gene encoding bifunctional methylenetetrahydrofolate dehydrogenase/methenyltetrahydrofolate cyclohydrolase FolD — MILDGRKVSEKRLELLKEKIEESGLYPRLATVIVGDDPASKLYVRMKHRACERIGIGSIGIELPGDASTERVLEAVNRLNNDPDINGILVQLPLPSQVDTTCVIDAVAPGKDVDGFHPYNLGRLLSGTPVFAPCTPQGIMTILEEYGIPTRGQRAVVVGRSIDVGRPMAALLLNADATVTICHSKTRDLEDEMRRADILVSAVGRLKFVKPEMVKEGATVIDVGINYDEQGKLCGDVDFETVKERAGAITPVPGGVGPMTIATLMENTFKAAKLRTCCNNTAR; from the coding sequence ATGATACTCGACGGCAGAAAAGTCTCGGAGAAGAGGCTTGAACTCCTCAAGGAGAAGATAGAAGAGTCCGGGCTCTACCCGCGCCTCGCGACCGTCATCGTGGGCGACGACCCCGCATCGAAACTCTACGTCCGGATGAAGCACCGGGCGTGCGAGCGCATCGGGATCGGGTCCATCGGCATCGAACTCCCGGGGGACGCCTCCACGGAGCGGGTGCTCGAGGCGGTCAATCGCCTCAACAACGACCCCGACATCAACGGTATCCTGGTCCAGTTGCCGCTCCCGTCCCAGGTGGACACCACCTGCGTCATCGATGCGGTCGCGCCCGGGAAGGATGTGGACGGGTTCCACCCCTACAACCTCGGAAGGCTTCTCTCCGGAACCCCGGTCTTCGCTCCCTGCACTCCGCAGGGGATCATGACGATCCTCGAGGAGTACGGGATCCCCACTCGAGGACAGCGTGCGGTCGTCGTCGGCCGGAGCATCGATGTGGGCAGGCCCATGGCCGCCCTGCTCCTCAACGCCGATGCGACCGTCACCATCTGTCACTCAAAGACGCGAGACCTCGAGGACGAGATGAGGAGAGCCGACATCCTTGTCAGCGCGGTTGGGAGACTGAAGTTTGTCAAACCGGAGATGGTCAAGGAAGGAGCGACGGTCATCGACGTCGGCATCAACTACGACGAGCAGGGCAAACTCTGCGGCGACGTCGACTTCGAGACGGTGAAAGAACGGGCGGGAGCAATAACCCCGGTCCCGGGCGGCGTCGGCCCCATGACGATCGCAACGCTGATGGAGAACACCTTCAAGGCGGCCAAGTTGAGGACATGCTGCAACAACACTGCACGGTGA